Proteins from one Gimesia maris genomic window:
- a CDS encoding ROK family transcriptional regulator — MKKSNNFKLHKLVNNRIPSEILGCIRKWGPISRARLAENCGVSRPAITRTVSALLQQELLVETALSDSKGPRRKDGLVLNPEAGYCIAIAYTVEGLNVIAMDTSYTVVAETSRWVDLHPMTEEERLQTIFESVDDILAQTRDLKGHCLGLAVADPGVIDHEAGIAKWSSILQHWHNVPIVDIFQKRFQLPVLLLNGASTYIRAIDRLEMREQSENMFFVQFGAGIGCCFKLGGIYISGNAMLAGEFGHWKVTDEPVQCRCGGVGCLEAVAALPAIANNARAALQHGSESVLADLESFTGYDVLDAAAQGDRLSFRIVCEAFDQLGQAIGGLINTLAPEVVLIEEVVGRAGPDAVASLFQSIKRNILPSHSEHLSLRISTVESQLARIACLGAAVTTLDTCFEYDSN; from the coding sequence GTGAAAAAAAGTAACAACTTCAAGCTACACAAACTTGTCAACAACCGTATCCCTTCTGAAATCCTGGGATGTATCAGGAAATGGGGGCCCATTTCACGCGCGCGACTGGCAGAAAACTGTGGTGTTTCCCGGCCCGCCATTACCCGAACCGTATCCGCCTTACTCCAGCAGGAACTGCTGGTCGAAACGGCACTCTCCGATTCTAAAGGCCCGCGCAGGAAAGACGGGCTGGTACTGAACCCTGAGGCAGGCTATTGCATTGCCATCGCCTATACCGTAGAGGGACTCAATGTCATTGCGATGGATACCTCGTATACGGTAGTCGCTGAGACCAGTCGCTGGGTGGACCTGCACCCGATGACCGAAGAGGAACGACTGCAGACCATCTTTGAAAGCGTAGATGATATCCTCGCTCAAACCCGGGACCTGAAAGGGCACTGCCTCGGCCTGGCAGTGGCTGATCCCGGTGTGATCGACCATGAAGCCGGAATCGCAAAATGGTCGTCGATCCTCCAGCACTGGCACAACGTTCCCATTGTGGATATTTTCCAGAAGCGATTCCAACTGCCGGTCCTGCTGCTGAATGGTGCCTCGACTTATATCCGCGCCATCGACCGACTGGAAATGCGCGAACAATCCGAAAACATGTTTTTCGTCCAGTTCGGAGCCGGTATCGGCTGCTGTTTTAAGCTGGGAGGAATTTATATTTCCGGGAATGCAATGCTCGCAGGTGAATTTGGTCACTGGAAAGTTACAGACGAACCTGTGCAGTGCCGCTGTGGCGGCGTGGGGTGCCTCGAAGCAGTCGCCGCTTTACCCGCCATCGCCAACAATGCCCGGGCAGCGCTGCAACATGGAAGCGAGAGTGTACTGGCCGATCTGGAATCCTTCACTGGCTATGATGTGCTTGACGCCGCCGCTCAAGGGGATCGGCTTTCTTTTCGGATTGTCTGCGAAGCATTCGACCAACTGGGACAGGCGATCGGCGGATTAATCAACACACTCGCGCCGGAAGTCGTCCTGATTGAAGAAGTCGTCGGTCGTGCCGGACCGGATGCCGTCGCTTCCTTATTCCAGTCAATCAAACGAAACATTCTGCCTTCGCATTCTGAGCACCTCAGCCTGCGCATCAGCACCGTCGAATCACAACTGGCACGCATTGCCTGCCTTGGTGCCGCAGTCACCACCCTGGATACCTGTTTTGAATATGACTCCAATTGA
- a CDS encoding DUF1559 domain-containing protein, translating into MKMRFSRVRGFTLIELLVVIAIIAILIALLLPAVQQAREAARRSTCKNNMKQLGLAIHNYHDTHSQFPPLCISTQAGSPNGCSGFGAPNISGLTLMLPYLDQAPLYNEYNFAIGQSDPGGSINSTQMSTNIPALLCPSDPNQTVQMIGACLKFPFPAGNHNGGTNYVFAVGAGAWQFYTGGTPSATLGLTGIFLVNGNKRARDVTDGTSNTVAMGEVLWVINHDGNPGNGQGKPSWSNGFGTQIGYSSTGGINFQWEQFGADCHGPNVTQGAPCGGARPAALQSKHVGGCHALFADGSVHFLSENIDQTTLDNLTMRADGEVIGEY; encoded by the coding sequence ATGAAGATGCGTTTTTCGAGAGTCCGTGGTTTTACGCTGATTGAGCTGCTCGTCGTTATCGCTATCATCGCCATTCTGATTGCTCTCTTACTGCCAGCGGTTCAACAAGCCAGAGAAGCTGCCCGCAGAAGCACCTGCAAAAACAACATGAAGCAGTTGGGGCTGGCAATCCACAACTATCACGATACCCACTCTCAGTTCCCTCCACTCTGCATCTCGACCCAGGCTGGCAGCCCCAATGGTTGCTCGGGATTCGGTGCCCCCAACATCAGCGGCCTGACTCTCATGCTGCCTTATCTCGATCAAGCCCCTCTCTATAACGAGTACAATTTTGCAATTGGTCAGTCTGACCCGGGCGGTTCCATCAACTCAACACAAATGAGTACCAACATACCGGCCTTACTCTGCCCGTCTGACCCCAACCAGACCGTGCAGATGATCGGGGCCTGCCTCAAGTTCCCCTTCCCTGCGGGGAACCATAATGGCGGGACCAACTATGTATTCGCCGTCGGCGCCGGTGCCTGGCAGTTTTATACGGGTGGCACTCCCAGTGCGACACTGGGGCTGACGGGTATCTTCCTGGTGAATGGGAACAAACGGGCTCGCGATGTCACCGATGGCACATCCAATACCGTTGCCATGGGAGAAGTGCTCTGGGTAATCAATCATGATGGCAATCCAGGTAACGGCCAGGGAAAACCTTCCTGGTCCAACGGCTTCGGTACTCAGATCGGCTATTCATCAACAGGCGGAATCAACTTTCAGTGGGAACAGTTTGGTGCAGATTGCCACGGACCGAATGTCACGCAAGGTGCACCTTGTGGAGGTGCTCGTCCCGCTGCGCTGCAAAGCAAGCATGTCGGCGGATGCCACGCGCTGTTTGCCGACGGGTCGGTCCATTTCCTTTCAGAAAACATTGACCAGACAACCCTGGACAACCTCACCATGCGTGCAGACGGCGAAGTGATTGGCGAGTATTAA
- a CDS encoding DUF1501 domain-containing protein produces the protein MNQQCSGPMGRREFLKIGGLGLGALSGGLDPNLTRLLAGETQHASPNKDFSVILLWANGGPSHIDTFDMKPLAPTEYRGDFSPIKTNVPGMEISELLPNLAKMADKFSIVRSLHHNRNEHSGGTCRLLSGYTPTAANPGDAEYPEIGSVVASHLENQVRDIPLFIANTKFYGGGPAYLGPAYSPFMFSGDPNSSKFSVNNLSVNQSAADALKKRNQLLSQFDTFRRELDKSGSMAALDKFNNRALSMLTSDRTSKAFDLSSEPDELRDEYGRTTWGQGLLLARRLVESGVRLVQLQASFRLSKKAGRTSNWDDHSVNADIFQAYRERMPVFDQAVPALINDLHRRGLDQNVLFIFCGEFGRTPKVRHQDKTKRPGRDHWCRAMSIFLAGGGLKMGQTIGATNPKGEHPVDRVMNSNDLLATIYQKFGIDTSQAFHDNTGRPIPILTDGKPIPELL, from the coding sequence ATGAATCAACAATGTTCCGGCCCTATGGGTCGTCGCGAGTTTCTGAAAATTGGTGGCCTCGGTCTGGGCGCCCTGTCAGGCGGTCTGGATCCGAACCTGACAAGACTGCTGGCAGGCGAAACACAGCACGCCAGTCCGAACAAGGACTTTTCGGTGATTCTGCTCTGGGCCAACGGCGGCCCCAGTCACATCGACACCTTCGATATGAAACCGCTGGCTCCCACCGAATACCGCGGCGATTTCAGTCCCATCAAGACCAATGTCCCGGGAATGGAGATCAGTGAACTGTTGCCGAACCTGGCGAAAATGGCGGACAAATTTTCCATCGTCCGCAGCCTGCATCATAACCGCAACGAACATTCGGGCGGCACCTGTCGACTGCTCTCCGGTTACACCCCGACGGCTGCCAACCCGGGAGATGCCGAGTATCCCGAAATCGGTTCGGTTGTGGCCAGCCATCTGGAAAATCAGGTACGCGACATTCCCCTGTTTATCGCCAACACGAAATTTTATGGCGGAGGGCCGGCGTACCTGGGGCCCGCTTACAGTCCCTTCATGTTCAGCGGCGATCCGAACAGTTCCAAGTTCTCGGTAAATAATCTTTCGGTCAACCAGTCGGCGGCGGACGCTCTGAAAAAACGCAATCAGCTGCTGAGCCAGTTCGATACCTTTCGGCGGGAACTGGACAAGAGCGGTTCGATGGCGGCACTGGACAAGTTCAACAATCGGGCACTCTCCATGCTGACCAGCGACCGGACGAGCAAAGCCTTCGACCTCTCCTCCGAACCGGATGAACTCCGCGATGAATATGGGCGAACAACCTGGGGACAGGGCTTACTGCTGGCTCGTCGCCTGGTGGAATCGGGAGTCCGACTGGTGCAACTGCAGGCCAGCTTCCGTCTCTCGAAAAAAGCAGGACGCACCAGCAACTGGGACGACCACTCCGTCAACGCCGACATTTTCCAGGCCTACCGGGAACGCATGCCGGTCTTCGACCAGGCAGTTCCGGCCCTGATTAACGACCTGCATCGCCGCGGCCTGGATCAGAATGTGCTGTTCATTTTCTGTGGTGAATTTGGACGTACCCCCAAAGTTCGCCATCAGGATAAAACCAAACGCCCGGGCCGCGATCACTGGTGCCGGGCCATGAGTATCTTTCTGGCTGGAGGCGGTTTGAAGATGGGTCAGACGATCGGTGCGACCAACCCCAAAGGCGAACATCCCGTGGACCGCGTCATGAACAGTAACGATTTACTGGCCACGATCTATCAGAAATTCGGCATCGATACGTCCCAGGCCTTCCACGATAACACAGGCCGCCCGATCCCGATCCTGACCGATGGAAAACCGATTCCAGAGCTGCTGTAA
- a CDS encoding DUF1549 and DUF1553 domain-containing protein, with protein sequence MMIILKQIKTENSFLYRNSSIGKAVLCLLLSLCGIPQAATASEAEHKPAAEILPAKISPQQTVRLKTWPEKIHLRGRDSRQQLLVTGFADDEKTFDLTRAVKFKLKDPQLASVNELGIITPAASGKTELQISWGKLKQTLPVVIEQGETFLPLSFENDIAPILTRRGCNGGGCHGKSDGRGGFQLSLFGFQPEQDYEWITRDIRGRRIFPASPDDSLLLRKATMKIPHGGGKRLEEATPEYNRLVRWIEANTPHGPADTPQIVKLTVEPAFESLGHHDQQQLTGTAHYSDGSRRDVTPLVEFRSKDTSVATVDERGLVTSLERTGETSVLALYQGQVSVSKILVPSNESPDAWPAFPVTNFIDEHIQRKLKVLEVPPSPLADDATFIRRATLQIAGKLPTLAEVETYTHSTDPRKRQKLIDRLVHSGDYADHFAQKWSDLLRNKRRGQRNREPGTIAFHRWLRNKIAANAPYDELVRGVLTATGDVSVNPPAQWYAEVRYLDRYVDDMAQVFLGLRIGCARCHHHPFEKYSQQDYYGLAAFFSRVNRTGGTGVAERRANEMISVKQTGQVKHPVTGEVVPPHGLGGPDLEIAPFDDPRHYLVDWMAEKQNPYFARAFVNRMWAHFFGRGLVHPLDDLRVTNPASNEPLLEELAQEFTRSGYDMRHIVKLICTSSTYQIGSEANEINLEETQNYARFYPQRLSAEILLDAIDDVTDTPTRYSGLPKATRALQLPDEGYSNQFLTLFGRPKRESACECERVSEPNLSQSLFVMNNSFILSKAMGGYASSLAKEKKTEERKVRELFLKSLSREPTDREMKNALAYLASEKDKQAAFGNLIWTLLNTKEFLFVH encoded by the coding sequence ATGATGATTATCTTAAAACAGATCAAAACAGAGAACAGTTTCCTCTACAGGAACAGCAGCATTGGCAAAGCCGTGCTCTGTCTGCTGTTGTCCCTCTGCGGGATACCCCAAGCCGCGACCGCCTCTGAAGCGGAACACAAACCGGCTGCGGAAATCCTGCCTGCTAAAATCTCCCCGCAGCAAACGGTCCGACTCAAGACGTGGCCCGAGAAAATTCATCTGCGCGGTCGAGACAGCCGACAGCAACTCCTGGTCACCGGTTTCGCCGACGACGAGAAAACCTTCGACCTCACGCGTGCTGTCAAATTCAAACTCAAAGATCCTCAATTGGCATCCGTGAATGAACTGGGTATCATCACTCCCGCAGCCTCCGGCAAAACTGAACTGCAAATCAGCTGGGGCAAACTCAAGCAGACCCTGCCCGTCGTCATTGAGCAGGGAGAAACATTTCTCCCGCTGAGTTTCGAAAACGATATTGCTCCGATTCTGACCCGACGCGGATGTAATGGCGGCGGCTGTCACGGAAAATCGGACGGCCGCGGCGGATTCCAGCTCTCCCTGTTCGGCTTTCAGCCGGAACAGGACTACGAATGGATCACCCGCGATATTCGGGGCCGGCGCATCTTCCCCGCCTCGCCTGACGACTCTCTGCTGCTTCGTAAAGCCACCATGAAAATTCCGCACGGTGGAGGCAAACGACTGGAAGAAGCCACACCGGAATACAACCGCTTAGTCCGCTGGATTGAAGCCAATACACCACACGGCCCGGCAGACACGCCGCAGATCGTCAAGCTAACCGTCGAACCTGCATTCGAATCTCTGGGCCACCATGATCAACAGCAGTTGACTGGCACAGCCCATTATTCGGATGGTTCCCGCCGCGATGTCACACCGCTGGTTGAATTTCGCTCAAAGGATACCTCTGTCGCCACGGTCGACGAACGGGGGCTCGTCACTTCCCTGGAACGAACCGGCGAAACCTCGGTGCTGGCTCTGTACCAGGGTCAAGTTTCCGTATCGAAAATTCTGGTCCCCTCCAACGAATCGCCCGATGCCTGGCCCGCGTTTCCTGTGACGAACTTCATCGACGAACATATTCAACGCAAACTGAAAGTCCTGGAGGTTCCCCCCTCTCCCCTCGCCGATGATGCCACATTCATCCGCAGAGCCACTCTGCAGATCGCCGGAAAACTACCGACGCTCGCTGAGGTCGAGACCTATACCCACAGCACCGATCCCCGCAAACGACAAAAGCTGATCGACCGCCTGGTTCACTCCGGCGACTACGCCGATCACTTCGCTCAGAAATGGTCGGATCTGCTGCGTAACAAACGCCGCGGACAACGCAACCGCGAGCCCGGCACGATCGCCTTTCACCGCTGGCTGCGAAATAAAATTGCCGCCAATGCTCCTTATGACGAACTGGTTCGCGGCGTATTGACGGCAACCGGAGATGTTTCGGTCAATCCGCCCGCGCAGTGGTACGCGGAAGTCCGTTATCTCGACCGGTATGTCGACGATATGGCCCAGGTCTTTTTAGGACTGCGAATCGGCTGTGCCCGCTGTCATCATCATCCGTTTGAGAAATACAGCCAGCAAGATTACTACGGTCTGGCTGCCTTCTTTTCCCGTGTGAACCGCACCGGCGGAACCGGCGTTGCCGAACGGCGTGCCAATGAAATGATCTCCGTTAAACAGACCGGTCAGGTCAAACATCCGGTCACGGGTGAAGTCGTCCCCCCGCACGGGTTGGGCGGTCCCGATCTGGAAATTGCTCCTTTCGATGATCCGCGCCACTATCTGGTTGACTGGATGGCCGAAAAACAGAATCCCTATTTTGCCCGGGCCTTTGTGAACCGGATGTGGGCTCATTTCTTTGGACGCGGCCTCGTTCATCCACTGGATGATCTGCGGGTCACCAACCCCGCTTCCAACGAACCCCTGCTGGAAGAGCTGGCACAGGAATTTACCCGGTCTGGCTACGACATGCGACATATCGTCAAACTGATCTGCACCAGCAGTACCTACCAGATCGGTTCTGAAGCGAATGAAATCAACCTTGAAGAGACGCAGAATTATGCGCGCTTCTATCCGCAACGGCTCTCCGCCGAGATTCTGCTGGATGCCATCGACGATGTCACCGACACGCCGACCCGCTACAGTGGGCTTCCCAAAGCAACACGGGCATTGCAGTTGCCCGACGAAGGTTATTCCAACCAGTTCCTGACGCTGTTCGGTCGTCCGAAACGCGAGAGTGCCTGTGAATGCGAGCGGGTTTCTGAACCCAACCTGTCACAGTCGCTGTTTGTAATGAATAACAGCTTCATCCTCTCCAAAGCGATGGGCGGCTATGCATCCTCTCTGGCGAAAGAGAAAAAGACAGAGGAAAGAAAAGTCAGAGAACTGTTCCTGAAAAGCTTATCGCGTGAACCGACTGATCGCGAAATGAAAAATGCACTGGCCTACCTCGCCAGCGAAAAAGACAAGCAGGCTGCGTTTGGTAACCTGATCTGGACGCTGCTCAATACCAAAGAATTCCTTTTCGTTCATTAA
- a CDS encoding PPC domain-containing protein yields the protein MTARRFIDCLMILGLSLCNSVPLFAAPPELESLFPFSFQAGTTAEIKLKGKNLKNIRQSQVNAPGVSVKVIDDKNLRINVENQTPAGIYNLRLLTDDGLSQPYPVQITAWSTLTATEKSDQPDSALKLSLPGGVDARFEHTGDIDWYAFTGKKDQQITLRCRSKSLGSSAAPLMTLIAPDGEEIAFASPHQREPVLHVKLPNSGTYQVKVFNRAYSSDPSALYHLSVNSEPRLLAAFPALINSGQPNPVTIQGISLPGVSQNATQILQQTEITVDPEKWAAPHQTDSPLTNRFHLNVPELEGTVPLIITDLPVVVDQEPGNQSQKTAQKIKVPCDIAGQFLKPRDLDWYQFTAEKGQELSIRAFGEQLDQQMDLELALLDSSGKVLKSLTNKAEVKGNATPVSATSLDPEGTWKAPKSGTYALLVRDLYGSSLGDFDRQYRVRIENKQPDFQVYAYPAASDRYSGVSLHQGGHTHVTIYVDRQHGFSEPVRIQAVDLPEGLSADEAIIPAHQSEARFSIFTSKNAPQTIVPLSLKAIATVQDQQVVKQVHPQTVSRSGSFQQVATLTAGTAKAAPFNMTIKPNQAKRALGEKIELDVQWESAGSEISGKPVLKWHIDLVDAKGKQASLIKPVTSLDLKQSENILTAQLPQNVQPGQYSLWLSATLNVTPSQSTDKKQKKPKPAPFEAVSNIITLEIQPLPNKEKIQPRKKQSK from the coding sequence ATGACAGCCAGAAGATTCATCGACTGTCTTATGATTCTCGGGCTGAGTCTCTGTAACAGCGTGCCTCTTTTCGCAGCCCCGCCTGAACTGGAAAGTCTGTTTCCGTTCAGCTTTCAGGCAGGCACCACCGCCGAGATCAAGCTGAAGGGAAAGAATCTCAAAAACATACGTCAGTCTCAGGTCAATGCGCCGGGAGTTTCCGTCAAAGTCATCGACGACAAGAACCTCCGGATCAACGTCGAGAATCAGACCCCCGCAGGCATTTATAATCTGCGCCTCTTGACCGACGACGGACTGAGCCAGCCGTACCCCGTACAGATCACCGCCTGGTCCACGTTGACAGCCACGGAAAAATCGGATCAGCCCGACTCCGCTCTGAAACTCTCCCTCCCCGGGGGCGTCGATGCCCGCTTCGAACATACCGGAGACATCGACTGGTATGCGTTCACCGGAAAAAAGGATCAACAGATCACACTGCGCTGTCGTTCAAAATCCCTGGGTAGTTCCGCAGCGCCTCTGATGACACTCATCGCCCCCGATGGTGAAGAAATTGCGTTTGCCTCTCCCCATCAACGAGAGCCGGTTCTGCATGTGAAACTCCCCAACTCGGGCACGTACCAGGTCAAAGTGTTTAATCGCGCTTACAGCAGCGATCCCTCGGCCCTGTATCATCTCTCTGTAAATTCAGAGCCGCGTCTGCTGGCGGCGTTTCCTGCTCTGATCAATTCCGGTCAACCCAACCCAGTCACCATTCAGGGAATCAGTCTGCCCGGCGTTTCACAGAACGCTACGCAAATTCTGCAACAAACAGAAATCACCGTCGATCCTGAAAAATGGGCAGCACCACACCAGACCGACAGTCCACTGACAAACCGCTTTCATCTGAACGTGCCGGAACTTGAAGGCACCGTCCCCCTGATAATAACCGACCTGCCCGTCGTTGTTGATCAGGAGCCGGGAAACCAGTCACAGAAAACCGCACAGAAAATCAAAGTCCCCTGCGACATTGCCGGTCAGTTCCTGAAACCCCGCGACCTGGACTGGTACCAGTTCACCGCGGAAAAAGGACAGGAGCTCAGCATTCGTGCTTTCGGCGAGCAGCTGGACCAGCAGATGGATCTCGAACTCGCTCTGCTCGACAGTAGTGGCAAGGTATTGAAGAGTCTGACGAACAAAGCAGAAGTGAAAGGGAACGCAACGCCCGTCTCTGCCACGTCTCTCGATCCGGAGGGGACCTGGAAAGCACCGAAGTCCGGCACTTACGCTCTCCTGGTTCGCGACCTCTATGGCAGTAGCCTGGGTGACTTTGATCGACAGTACCGGGTACGCATCGAAAACAAACAACCGGATTTTCAGGTCTATGCCTACCCCGCTGCCAGCGATCGCTATTCCGGGGTTTCACTCCACCAGGGCGGACACACACACGTAACGATTTACGTCGACCGCCAGCACGGTTTTTCCGAACCGGTCCGCATCCAGGCCGTTGATCTTCCCGAAGGGCTCTCTGCTGACGAGGCCATTATTCCCGCTCATCAAAGCGAGGCCCGCTTCTCGATTTTCACATCGAAAAACGCGCCGCAGACAATCGTTCCTCTTTCGCTTAAAGCAATCGCCACAGTGCAGGATCAGCAAGTCGTCAAACAGGTTCACCCCCAGACAGTCTCTCGCAGCGGTTCGTTCCAGCAGGTCGCCACCCTGACAGCAGGAACCGCAAAGGCTGCCCCTTTCAATATGACGATCAAGCCAAACCAGGCGAAACGGGCGCTGGGTGAGAAAATAGAACTGGATGTTCAGTGGGAATCTGCCGGTTCTGAGATTTCTGGCAAGCCTGTTCTGAAGTGGCACATCGATCTGGTCGATGCCAAAGGTAAGCAGGCATCATTAATCAAACCTGTGACCTCACTCGATTTGAAACAATCCGAGAACATCCTCACCGCACAACTGCCCCAAAACGTGCAGCCAGGCCAATATTCGCTCTGGTTATCCGCCACCCTTAACGTCACACCGTCACAATCGACCGACAAAAAACAGAAAAAGCCAAAACCCGCCCCCTTCGAGGCGGTCAGCAATATCATCACACTGGAGATCCAGCCACTGCCCAATAAAGAGAAAATTCAACCCCGGAAAAAGCAGTCAAAATAA
- a CDS encoding PspA/IM30 family protein — MRIFARINDIIAANIHDMIDQFEDPEVMLKQAIREMEQSIDTVTQDTARVMAGEKRLIRELTKNDLEAQNWQQRALQAVQNGDDQLARKALARKKEHENLSQALKEQLEPVKKAGDTLKVQLSAMKAKMAEAKRQLSALLLRKRSAEIRKQSHSSLNCQQTKAFNTNSFRKFDRLREKVEEAEAEADALDELNAMVDVTSLELGGQIEKDSLADGVQSMEIEEELNALKQKKD; from the coding sequence ATGCGAATATTTGCACGAATTAATGATATCATCGCAGCCAACATTCACGACATGATCGATCAGTTCGAAGATCCGGAAGTCATGCTGAAGCAGGCGATCCGGGAGATGGAGCAATCCATAGACACCGTGACCCAGGATACGGCACGCGTGATGGCGGGGGAGAAACGACTGATCCGTGAGCTAACTAAAAATGATCTGGAAGCACAAAACTGGCAGCAGCGTGCCTTGCAGGCTGTGCAGAACGGAGACGATCAGCTGGCCCGAAAAGCGCTCGCTCGGAAAAAAGAGCATGAAAACCTCAGTCAGGCGCTGAAAGAACAACTCGAACCGGTCAAGAAAGCAGGTGATACATTAAAAGTTCAGTTGTCGGCCATGAAAGCCAAAATGGCGGAAGCCAAGCGACAACTTTCTGCCTTACTGCTGCGAAAGCGATCTGCTGAGATCCGTAAACAATCACATTCCTCACTGAATTGCCAGCAGACTAAAGCATTCAACACAAATTCCTTTCGTAAATTTGATCGTCTCCGCGAAAAAGTGGAAGAGGCAGAAGCGGAAGCCGATGCGCTTGATGAATTGAACGCCATGGTTGATGTTACATCGTTGGAACTGGGAGGACAGATTGAAAAGGACTCACTCGCAGATGGGGTTCAATCGATGGAAATCGAAGAGGAACTGAATGCTTTGAAACAGAAGAAAGACTGA
- a CDS encoding RNA polymerase sigma factor: MKRIESSSLILEARGPATVNRFPQTRQTLIQQIVASREAPGWKTFLDDYWGPVVRFAIRTGNLKTQDAEDITAEAFKILVSADLLSRWLKDRRSRLSTMLCVVVRNLISNRARVQSGREKIMEEIIPVLAAENEERQTDSTEDSFYEAWVEELLQTTLKQLQQDSLSQGRVNAFRVFYGKSLEGLSNPEMAQYLNLKVTDVENYYKRTRGQFTDRLRATVEEHVRRYGYRDNFAEEVELEWQTLGEYLKSQGDLESVFRQFSTETDEIRFQERKSKADLLQQLTSVDDRKTPQHD, translated from the coding sequence ATGAAGAGAATAGAGAGTTCTTCACTCATACTGGAAGCAAGAGGTCCCGCGACTGTGAATCGTTTCCCTCAAACCCGGCAGACGTTGATTCAACAAATCGTAGCCAGTCGTGAAGCTCCAGGGTGGAAAACGTTTCTGGATGATTACTGGGGACCTGTCGTCCGGTTTGCGATTCGCACAGGTAACCTGAAAACACAGGATGCCGAAGACATTACAGCTGAGGCTTTCAAAATTCTGGTCTCTGCTGATTTGCTCTCTCGCTGGCTGAAAGATCGACGTTCCAGGCTGAGTACGATGTTGTGCGTCGTGGTCAGAAATCTGATCTCAAACCGTGCCCGGGTTCAGTCAGGGCGGGAAAAAATCATGGAGGAGATCATACCGGTACTGGCAGCTGAGAACGAAGAGCGACAGACTGATTCAACAGAAGATAGTTTTTACGAAGCCTGGGTAGAAGAATTATTACAGACAACTTTAAAGCAGTTGCAGCAGGACAGTCTCAGTCAGGGACGTGTGAATGCGTTTCGCGTATTTTACGGTAAATCTCTGGAAGGCTTGTCTAATCCGGAAATGGCGCAGTACCTGAATCTGAAAGTGACGGATGTCGAAAATTATTACAAGCGGACCCGGGGCCAGTTCACAGACCGGTTGCGGGCTACTGTTGAAGAGCATGTCAGAAGATACGGTTACCGGGATAATTTTGCTGAAGAAGTCGAACTGGAATGGCAGACTCTGGGGGAGTATCTGAAATCGCAGGGCGATCTGGAATCTGTGTTCCGACAGTTTTCCACAGAAACGGATGAGATTCGTTTCCAGGAACGGAAGTCGAAAGCAGATCTTCTACAGCAGTTGACATCAGTTGATGATCGAAAGACACCACAGCATGACTGA